A DNA window from Mya arenaria isolate MELC-2E11 chromosome 17, ASM2691426v1 contains the following coding sequences:
- the LOC128222946 gene encoding uncharacterized protein LOC128222946 codes for MPRKGKRPIGSTIASKCAVAAPQPEIVEPTQEESNESPIPPTDSSAEQTRKEQVEERPTSPEIETDIRPRKTLHRTLTQDEEDDLVAWLRENSFLFDKSSAGFKYKEKKNSTWAAKEAELGLKPGDLSSIWYTNMRTQYSKLIKLTNKSGSGAGERTARQQWILDNFEFLRPYLVQLRTQRGSKFAEKRKELVLEETEDDDAASDSSAPSTSAVSGCRPKAARVLSSLTSELESVRGAITVAQDPAAHTGQFLVYLMRQMDQQRMNVFVTRATRLALDLAEESQEEKRRLATQEAAGHVGQQIADPVFAMPVPPAPTSSIYRRQAPISAAFGSAWQQNQFQQQDHMQQDFQLATNIAASAPPAHLTPLLKSFTHLQPPNVQPILQQPTCAYRSITPAIETPTTTASIIRQAMDMVSTPNSSPILTQEMHDAPKD; via the exons ATGCCGAGAAAAGGCAAAAGGCCGATAGGCAGTACAATTGCGAGTAAATGTGCAGTTGCTGCGCCTCAGCCTGAAATCGTGGAACCCACCCAGGAAGAGAGTAATGAGTCGCCTATACCCCCTACTGACTCTTCTGCCGAGCAAACCAGAAAAGAGCAAGTAGAAGAACGTCCGACTTCTCCTGAGATAGAG ACTGATATCAGGCCCCGGAAGACACTACATCGTACACTCACGCAAGATGAAGAAGATGACCTTGTAGCGTGGTTAAGAGAGAACTCGTTCCTCTTCGACAAATCATCCGCAGGATTCAAGTATAAGGAGAAGAAGAACAGTACATGGGCCGCGAAAGAGGCAGAGTTGGGCCTCAAACCTGGAGACCTGTCGTCAATCTGGTACACGAATATGAGAACACAGTATTCGAAACTAATTAAGCTTACCAACAAATCTGGATCTGGTGCTGGAGAGCGCACAGCAAGGCAACAGTGGATTTTGGACAACTTTGAATTCCTGCGCCCTTATCTGGTACAGCTGCGAACTCAGAGGGGATCCAAA TTTGCGGAGAAGAGAAAGGAACTTGTCTTGGAGGAGACAGAGGATGATGACGCCGCCTCCGATTCGTCAGCACCCTCTACATCAGCAGTATCTGGTTGCCGTCCCAAAGCAGCGCGTGTACTGTCCTCATTGACGTCCGAGTTGGAGTCCGTGCGTGGTGCCATCACAGTTGCGCAAGATCCAGCAGCACACACTGGCCAGTTTTTGGTGTATTTGATGCGCCAAATGGACCAGCAGAGAATGAATGTGTTTGTCACACGTGCAACAAGGCTGGCTCTGGACCTTGCGGAGGAAAGCCAAGAGGAGAAGAGACGACTAGCCACCCAAGAGGCAGCAGGGCATGTAGGTCAACAGATAGCAGATCCAGTTTTTGCCATGCCTGTCCCTCCCGCTCCTACATCATCTATATACAGAAGACAGGCTCCCATATCAGCGGCGTTCGGCTCAGCATGGCAGCAGAATCAGTTTCAGCAACAGGATCACATGCAGCAGGATTTTCAGCTAGCTACCAATATAGCTGCATCTGCACCACCAGCCCATCTTACACCACTGCTGAAAAGTTTTACTCACCTGCAACCACCAAATGTGCAGCCAATCTTGCAACAGCCTACATGTGCTTACAGGTCCATTACACCCGCCATAGAAACCCCAACCACGACTGCATCTATCATCCGCCAGGCTATGGATATGGTCTCGACACCAAATAGTTCCCCCATCCTAACCCAGGAGATGCATGACGCACCCAAGGACTGA
- the LOC128222945 gene encoding putative nuclease HARBI1: protein MVYVVSSIVYIFMEIEQLQMWARWLELQRDRAIAVLELEQEEEAEGRRHRRRRQMRRKIWMKQWLARRPLYGHYEQLLQELNREDPKGYKNFLRVDADMFGELVDRISPRIQKKNTNFREALEPGLKLAVTLRHLATGASYSDLMYSFRVGSNTISKFVPEVLDAIIQEYSEEVLPDVVTAEQWQQIADDFRTKWNFPHVCGALDGKHVRIKNPKNSGSLFYNYKGFFSIILLALVDANYKFIWVSVGANGSASDAQLFNNTELRTMLEENNLGLPDPDPLPGDDMNTPYFLIGDDAFPLRTWMMKPYSRRNLTNEERIFNYRLSRARRVVENAFGLLAMRFQCLLGCLNQMPETVDLIILACVTLHNLISIRYPAIARLAVDQEDEHNQLVPGEWRQGRQLADGDRTHGRNVVTSAGVSQRNYIKHYFNSRAGSVEWQQNMI, encoded by the exons ATGGTATATGTTGTGTCCAGCATAGTATACATATTTATGGAGATTGAGCAGTTGCAGATGTGGGCCAGATGGTTAGAGCTCCAGAGAGACAGGGCCATTGCAGTGCTAGAGTTGGAACAAGAGGAAGAGGCTGAGGGTCGTAGGCATAGACGTAGGCGACAAATGCGCAGGAAAATATGGATGAAGCAGTGGCTTGCACGACGACCCCTGTATGGGCATTATGAGCAACTGCTACAGGAGCTAAACAGGGAAGACCCAAAAGGATACAAAAATTTCCTAAGGGTAGACGCTGATATGTTTGGGGAGCTTGTTGATCGCATATCACCCAGAATTCAGAAAAAGAACACCAACTTCAG GGAAGCCCTGGAGCCTGGATTGAAGTTGGCGGTCACTCTTCGTCATCTCGCAACTGGAGCCTCGTATTCAGACTTGATGTACTCATTCCGAGTGGGAAGTAACACAATAAGTAAATTCGTCCCTGAAGTTTTGGATGCTATAATACAGGAGTACTCTGAAGAGGTTTTGCCAGACGTCGTCACTGCTGAACAATGGCAGCAGATTGCAGATGACTTCCGAACCAAGTGGAATTTTCCTCATGTCTGCGGGGCTCTTGATGGTAAGCACGTGAGGATAAAGAACCCGAAGAACTCTGGATCTCTGTTCTATAACTATAAAGGCTTCTTTTCCATAATACTACTCGCACTCGTAGACGCAAACTACAAATTCATCTGGGTAAGCGTTGGTGCTAATGGCAGTGCATCCGATGCCCAGCTATTCAATAACACTGAACTCAGAACCATGCTAGAAGAAAACAACCTTGGTTTGCCTGACCCTGATCCACTGCCTGGCGATGACATGAACACCCCATACTTCCTCATTGGAGATGACGCCTTCCCGTTGAGAACTTGGATGATGAAGCCATACTCCAGACGCAACTTGACCAACGAGGAGCGCATATTCAATTACAG GTTGTCCAGGGCTAGACGAGTGGTAGAAAACGCCTTCGGTCTTCTCGCTATGCGGTTTCAGTGCCTACTTGGCTGCTTGAACCAGATGCCCGAAACCGTTGACTTGATTATTCTTGCATGTGTCACACTGCATAACCTTATCAGCATACGGTACCCTGCCATTGCAAGACTGGCCGTCGACCAAGAGGACGAGCATAACCAATTAGTACCTGGTGAATGGCGCCAAGGAAGACAGTTGGCTGATGGTGATCGGACCCATGGAAGAAATGTGGTGACATCCGCTGGGGTCAGTCAGAGGAACTACATTAAACACTACTTCAACTCCCGAGCTGGTTCAGTTGAGTGGCAACAGAATATGATTTAG